A portion of the Glycine max cultivar Williams 82 chromosome 10, Glycine_max_v4.0, whole genome shotgun sequence genome contains these proteins:
- the LOC102669885 gene encoding predicted GPI-anchored protein 58 — protein sequence MIPRSHFRTRKAWAQGPMDASTFAPSSSTPTPAPAPPAPPLRAHHGLCGLARSPSFSFGGGEAPIAQEPQPESEATLEATPEETPEDTPAATPSEAPEEGDGAADTDYVVDMAATQSSWDPWPIPAPDTSLPAPDAPSTPQDNPTPAQDG from the exons ATGATCCCACGATCACATTTCCGGACCCGCAAGGCTTGGGCTCAAGGACCTATGGACGCTTCCACTTTTGCTCCTTCCTCCTCTACTCCCACACCTGCTCCAGCACCACCAGCTCCTCCACTCAGAGCACACCATGGCTTAT gtggcctggccaggagtccaTCCTTCTCCTTTGGGGGAGGTGAGGCTCCTATAGCCCAAGAGCCGCAGCCAGAGTCGGAGGCGACACTCGAGGCCACACCTGAAGAGACGCCTGAAGACACCCCTGCTGCCACACCATCTGAGGCACCTGAGGAGGGAGATGGCGCTGCAGACACGGATTATGTTGTAGACATGGCAGCAACGCAGAGCTCCTGGGATCCCTGGCCTATTCCAGCACCGGATACATCACTACCAGCCCCCGATGCCCCCTCCACACCTCAAGATAATCCTACACCGGCACAGGATGGCTGA